TATATTTctacaaataaaaatattaatatttctATAGAACATATACTCTTCCGATAATCTGTTATTAATATTTCTATAGAACATATACTCTTCCGATAATCTGTTATAGAAAAAATAGTGTTAACTATGACTAATAAATAGTGCAAGCAAGATCATTTTACCTTTGTTAATCTGTCATAAAATTCCTAGAATGACTTCATTTTTTGATGGAATGAGTACCTTAGTGGAGTATATAATATAGGACAGCCTTATAACACATATTGAAATATGTTATTATAATGTGATGAGTATAAATAATTAGTAGAAAAATCATCTACTTAATTATTTCGTTTACCTTTTCGTCTTTTAAATTACAGGAGCAACGAGTGGAATTGGAAAAGAGACTGCCAGGGTCCTACTTTTGAGGGGAGTAAAGGTGATCATACCTGCTCGAACAATGGAGAGCGGGCTGAGGGCAAAACGGAGCCTTACTCAGGGTCAGGGTATTCCAGACTCGAGGCTCCATGTTATGGAGATGGATCTGAGCTCCCTTGATTCTGTCCAACGCTTCGCTCAGCACTTCATGTCGTTGCACGAGCATCTCAACATACTCATGTAAACATCTAGATGTAAAACTGTGACTTTCTTGACATGCCGTTGCTGGTAGTTCTTGTGTGATCACACTTAATTAGAAGAAATAATCCTTTGTGCAGAAATAATGCAGGGATAATACTGTTCTCTTTCCGGCCATCAGAAGACGGGATTGAGCAGCAGTTTGCCACCAATCATCTTGGTATGATGTTTGAAAATTAAGACGATATATCTTTAGAAATTTTAATGTAGGAGCCCTATAAAAGTCATTCttttgttatatatatatatatatatatttcattctGGCTTTCTTTTAGATATTTGTCTTAAACCCTCGTCAAATAATCGCTTTGCTACCAAGCCCAATTCGAGTATCCAAAAATTGTTCTTTCTTCTGAGAAACATGTACGGTAAAAGCTAACGTCTCCAGACTCAACATTTTCATAGGGCATTTCTTTCTGACGGATCTGCTACTAGAAAAGATGAAAGCGACAGCCAAAGAAACAGGAGTTCAAGGGAGGATCATTAATGTATCCTCCGCGGGTCATAGGTGCAATGGCTCTTACTTCGATATAGAGAAGCTGGGAGATGAACGCAAGTCAGTATCTCTTTATTCCACTGATGTTAACATACTATGTATGGTTAATTGTTATCCTTCTGATATGAAGCTGCAATTGATAGGTTCAATCGGTATTTGGCATATCCTCATTCCAAATTAGCCAACATTCTTCATGCCAAGGAGTTATCCAGGCGTTTTCAGGTTTGCAACGTTAGCTCCTTTTCTTACATTTTACTGCATCCAAAACATAAAGTGGTTtcctcttattttttttcatgtaatataaatagGTGCATGAAGCTCcatatattttaaaaaactaCACTACAGAGACATGTCAAAATATTTAATGGTCCAACTCAACTCCATTTGACTTATATGAAGAAGggaaaagtccaaattactccacCTGACTTTGGCTGAAGTCTTGATAACCCCataaactatttttttcattCAATTTACACTATGTTAATTGGTCCGTTTTACCTTAATAGCATTTGATTTTTTGTTTCTCCGTGCAAAAGTGCAGTGTTTAGGTgattattattttttcataaTTATTATGATAGATAAATTTATCTAATAATAAGTAATCCGTAGTGTTGAAAATTGTATAAACTAGGGTTTTAAATGGACCACAGGGGTAAATTTAACAAATTGATAGTTGTGGGAGTAGGAATAAAGTACTAAAGGAAAAATCATGTACTGTTTGGCACCATATACCATATTCATGGGAAAATCAGGAATTGGAAGAAAACCCTGAAAATGTGATGAAATTGGGATTGTTTCGAGGGTCTCCCCACCGAGTTCGCATTCCCATTTTTATTAGCTGAGATATcccagttttttttctttcgccTGAGAGTAAAGGCTTGCAATGTGCACTCAGCGTGTGCTTCAATATCAAGTAGCGGAGCTTCCTGCCGATAGGTGTAAGTCTAAGGACCAAAGCTTCTCCACCGGCTGCTGCAATAGCTTTTGGTGTAGCCCTACCatacatataaaaaaaaaacagtttcaTCCAAGAAGCCCACGTGAAGCCTCAAAGTGGTTTACGTTAGAAAGGACTTCCTTCATCCCCCAACCGTTATAGTGTTCTTAAAATTACCACATTATCACGTTAAGTTATTTTTTGCCAAACAGTTTTCTAAAATGGATTCAGCTCAACCAAAAAAGTTGCTTCACTGTTGAATCCAAAGCCAAAACCATTTTAAAATGAGTCAGAGCCCACCAAACATGCCTTCAAGAGCGCAGGCAAATAAATTGAAACCACCTCATGCCCGCGGGCTCCCACAGTTCACACGAACGTTCTCAAACTCTAGTACCACCACCCACTCTTTCCCCCTCCAATCCGAACTGCCATTGCCAAAGCACAACCACCAGAAGCTCCTGCAGATTCAAGGAAGGAGGCCACGGGGCCCTATGTTTTTTGAGGTAACAAGTATGAGGTGGTACTGCGGTATCTACTATGCATTGGGTAGTTGGTAGTATCATAGTTATATCCTTTGTGTTGAGTTGAACATTTGAAGTGGTTATATGGTTTGTTGTTCCTGCTTTTAATTGTCAGTTCCTGACCGTTTATCTGCATACTTCCAATCGGATTGCTTCTTTTCTGACATCTGAGTATATCTGATTTCGCACTTTCACCGAGTCAGTTGAAAAATATTCTAAGGTATTCCACGTCTTCAATGTGGGTTAATCCTTGCAAATATCTATGGGATTGTCTAGGAACATCAAATCAAGATCTTTTGTCATTCCTAGCTTCCTCATTTTGGTATTTCATTTCATCTTCTTGGAGCCATCAAATATTTATGATGCCTTCGTCTTGAAGAAAAGCTGTGTTAATATTTCAATATATACTCCAACATAGACAAAATACACCAAAGTTGGGTTAATACCGGTCACCAAGTGGAACATAGTATATGATTATGATATGAACTACCACTGCAATGTATTGAAATGCTTGTGTATTGAGCACCAACACTTAGCTAATGGTGTGATAATTTTTGCAAGAAACAAGTTTCTGTTATTATTCTTATCCTCGATGTTTTTCTCAGGTGGAAGGTTGCAACCTGACAGCAAATTCTTTACACCCTGGATTAATCAAGACTGAAATTGGCAGGAACAGCAGTAATTCTCTTGAAAACTTTGCATTGTACATTGTATACACTTAAAGTATGTTTTACGATGTGGTTGATTTCTGCAGCTTTAATAGATctgcttctttcttttctgaaaCTATGTCGGAAAAGCATACCCCAGGTAAACTACATATTTGACATTGGGTGTGTCTTTCCTATTCTCTCTTTTATTGTGTCGATATGCTCCTTCTATATATGACGACCTGTCATTATGAGTGATTACAGTAGAGTTAGGATCATTACTTCTGTATTCTATATCTCTGTCGAAGGTATCTTAATCTAGAACGTGTGTGTTAACTATAAGTTTAACTGGATGTCATCATATAAAAATTTAAAGCATTCATATTCTCTGGAGGAAGAGTTCTTCCTGAATAGGAAAAAAGGGGCAACATGACCCGCAGTGGCACTACAATAAATAGGCCATCCAGGCACACTTCCATGGTAGTTCTTTCATAATCATCTGAACACTACCACCTAAAAGTGTGTTACGAGCCAATATTATATTAGGAATGACTCAAAGTGACACTATAACACGCTTTGAGTGTCATTGCCACCACAACAAATGTATTTTGACATGATATTGAGAACCTCAAAATTGACATGATATAGGACATACCTCGACCATTTCTAGTCACCAAAAAATGCTTCTTCACAAGATATTGGTAAATTCTCAAAGTGAGACAATATTATACAACCTTAATCATCACTAGAGTTTATACAAGGCTTAAAACGTATCACTAGAACTATTGCACGCCTTTATAATTGATA
This genomic window from Setaria viridis chromosome 8, Setaria_viridis_v4.0, whole genome shotgun sequence contains:
- the LOC117866965 gene encoding short-chain dehydrogenase TIC 32 A, chloroplastic, whose translation is MRNFGCLTWRPRPSGFSAASTAEEVTAGLDGIHLTAIVTGATSGIGKETARVLLLRGVKVIIPARTMESGLRAKRSLTQGQGIPDSRLHVMEMDLSSLDSVQRFAQHFMSLHEHLNILINNAGIILFSFRPSEDGIEQQFATNHLGHFFLTDLLLEKMKATAKETGVQGRIINVSSAGHRCNGSYFDIEKLGDERKFNRYLAYPHSKLANILHAKELSRRFQVEGCNLTANSLHPGLIKTEIGRNSTLIDLLLSFLKLCRKSIPQGAATTCYLALHPNVEDVSGKYFEDCNEATPSALAEDEQLAKKVWHISEELVRRRKLD